In Veillonellales bacterium, a genomic segment contains:
- a CDS encoding LptF/LptG family permease has product MRILDKYIIKELMGPFVFGICAFSSVFIGTNTLFRIAQYVTQYGASVTSVIKLFIYSLPSIIVLTFPMSMLLAALLSFGRLSGASEVTAMRSGGLSFFRLSAPVFVVAFFVSLFAVTFNEMVVPQSNEAYNTVVDEIKKNTAPKSQEHIVIKDVKEGALERLTYARKYEDNVMYAVSVEEFETGSLVRVENAENAVWQDNRWVMSNGIIYELSPTGQLEHTMRFDRQILPVDKNPESISREQKRPDEMSIKELKQQIAILQREYVKTSRYEVELHQRLSIPMASFVFALIGTPLGLQPHRSSSSIGLGISIIVIFIYYTIMTVATALGQGGAIPAVLAAWFPNIIGILAGIYLVRKASQ; this is encoded by the coding sequence ATGCGCATCTTAGACAAATATATCATTAAGGAACTGATGGGACCCTTTGTTTTTGGCATATGTGCTTTTTCCAGCGTCTTTATCGGTACCAATACGTTGTTTCGCATCGCCCAGTATGTAACCCAATACGGTGCCTCAGTGACCTCGGTGATTAAGTTGTTTATTTATAGTCTGCCCAGCATTATTGTATTAACATTTCCCATGTCCATGTTATTGGCAGCATTGTTATCCTTTGGCCGGCTTTCCGGCGCCAGTGAAGTCACGGCCATGCGTTCCGGCGGGCTTAGCTTTTTCCGGCTGTCGGCTCCGGTATTTGTTGTGGCTTTTTTTGTCAGTTTGTTTGCCGTTACTTTTAATGAAATGGTAGTGCCCCAGTCCAATGAAGCCTATAACACGGTTGTTGATGAAATCAAAAAAAATACGGCGCCTAAATCCCAGGAACACATTGTCATTAAAGATGTGAAAGAGGGAGCACTGGAACGTTTGACATATGCCCGCAAATACGAAGACAATGTCATGTATGCCGTCAGTGTGGAAGAATTTGAAACCGGCAGCCTGGTACGGGTGGAAAACGCCGAGAATGCAGTCTGGCAGGATAACCGCTGGGTGATGTCCAACGGCATTATTTATGAACTCAGTCCTACCGGTCAGCTGGAGCATACTATGCGGTTCGACCGGCAAATACTGCCCGTGGACAAAAATCCCGAATCAATCTCCCGGGAACAAAAGCGGCCGGATGAAATGTCTATTAAAGAATTGAAGCAGCAAATAGCCATACTGCAGCGGGAATATGTAAAGACAAGCCGCTATGAAGTAGAATTGCATCAGCGGCTGTCCATCCCCATGGCCAGCTTTGTCTTTGCCCTTATCGGCACGCCCCTGGGCCTTCAGCCTCATCGGTCCAGTTCCTCCATCGGTCTGGGGATCAGCATTATCGTTATTTTTATTTACTATACCATTATGACCGTTGCCACCGCCTTGGGACAGGGGGGAGCCATTCCCGCCGTCCTAGCGGCCTGGTTTCCCAACATCATCGGCATTTTGGCCGGTATCTACCTGGTTCGCAAAGCATCGCAGTAG
- the lptB gene encoding LPS export ABC transporter ATP-binding protein, producing the protein MYIATSDLVKNYKGRNVVDGVSLRVDQGQIVGLLGPNGAGKTTTFYMIVGLERPNSGNIVVNGEDVTHMPMYQRSRFGIGYLPQEASVFRKLTVEDNLLAILETTPLSAGERRDKTESLLEEFHVVHVRKRKGSELSGGERRRVEIARSLATDPYFILLDEPFAGVDPIAVADIQDIIGYLRERGIGILITDHNVRETLKIVDKAYILNEGQILIDGDSATIAVSEIARKFYLGENFSL; encoded by the coding sequence ATGTATATAGCAACTTCTGACTTAGTCAAAAATTATAAAGGCCGCAACGTAGTCGACGGTGTCAGTCTGCGGGTGGATCAGGGACAGATTGTCGGTCTTCTCGGTCCCAACGGTGCCGGTAAAACGACGACCTTTTATATGATTGTCGGGCTGGAAAGACCGAATAGCGGCAATATCGTTGTCAATGGCGAAGATGTTACCCATATGCCTATGTACCAACGTTCCCGCTTTGGCATTGGTTATTTGCCCCAGGAAGCATCCGTCTTCCGCAAACTGACAGTAGAGGATAATCTGCTGGCCATATTGGAAACGACCCCTTTGTCGGCAGGCGAACGCCGGGATAAAACGGAGAGCCTGCTGGAAGAATTTCATGTTGTCCATGTCCGCAAGCGCAAAGGTTCCGAATTGTCCGGCGGGGAGCGGCGCCGGGTGGAAATCGCCCGTTCTCTGGCTACTGATCCCTATTTTATCCTGCTGGATGAACCCTTTGCCGGCGTCGATCCGATTGCCGTAGCCGACATTCAGGATATTATCGGCTATTTGCGGGAACGCGGCATCGGCATCCTAATTACCGACCATAATGTCCGCGAAACCTTAAAGATTGTTGATAAAGCTTATATCCTCAATGAAGGTCAAATTCTCATTGATGGCGACAGTGCAACCATCGCCGTCAGTGAAATCGCCAGGAAATTCTATTTGGGAGAAAATTTCAGTCTGTAG